The Candidatus Omnitrophota bacterium genome contains a region encoding:
- a CDS encoding prepilin-type N-terminal cleavage/methylation domain-containing protein, whose protein sequence is MVNSKKAFTLIELLIVVAIIGILAAIAVPNFLNAQVRAKASRSMSDLKMLYQQNIMRKMDKNVWMQDGNDAGVGPEELCALKGNYFGQTCAKANILGCYEPYHDGRVYALLTTPVSYISSIPIDPFANGLFYAYGTSDCPNTPNGSMWTFMACGPDKDELDVNYGGGRSVAYRPSNGVVSDGDIWIGYDLGRSNTHTDFKKSLGDDMTSFF, encoded by the coding sequence ATGGTGAACTCCAAAAAGGCGTTTACTCTTATCGAATTGCTGATCGTCGTCGCCATTATTGGAATTTTAGCCGCCATCGCTGTGCCGAATTTCTTAAATGCGCAAGTGCGCGCCAAGGCGTCCCGTTCTATGAGCGATTTGAAAATGCTATACCAGCAGAACATCATGCGAAAAATGGATAAGAATGTCTGGATGCAGGATGGAAACGATGCGGGAGTGGGACCAGAAGAATTATGCGCATTGAAAGGGAATTATTTCGGGCAAACCTGCGCCAAGGCGAATATCCTTGGATGCTACGAACCGTATCATGACGGACGCGTATACGCGCTGCTGACGACTCCGGTATCCTATATTAGTTCCATCCCCATCGATCCCTTCGCCAATGGCTTGTTTTACGCGTACGGCACCAGCGATTGCCCGAACACCCCCAACGGTTCGATGTGGACATTTATGGCATGCGGACCCGATAAGGACGAGCTGGACGTCAATTATGGAGGCGGCCGCTCCGTCGCCTACCGACCGTCCAACGGAGTGGTGTCCGATGGGGATATCTGGATCGGTTACGATTTAGGCCGCTCGAACACTCATACGGACTTCAAGAAATCGCTCGGCGACGATATGACGTCGTTCTTTTAG